A part of Meleagris gallopavo isolate NT-WF06-2002-E0010 breed Aviagen turkey brand Nicholas breeding stock chromosome 26, Turkey_5.1, whole genome shotgun sequence genomic DNA contains:
- the BTG4 gene encoding protein BTG4, whose protein sequence is MKDEIAATVFFITRLIKREDKLSKHKIERFAAKLTTLLFEKYKNHWYLDNPSRGQAFRCIRINKHQARDPLLEQACVESNVDFNKLGLPKEMTLWVDPFEVCCRYGEKNRPFTVANFEGEENPELSQQINYAVDRAALDYPSGTSSDEESFNREPKAIPTVSNPNSVYQFDYCKTPIQSWSQYLHRKTHTSGSSYAQHRAYKAFRPTVAFPGPRVDRYHWINTKR, encoded by the exons ATGAAGGATGAAATTGCTGCTACGGTCTTCTTCATCACGAGGCTGATAAAAAGGGAAGACAAGCTGAGCAAGCACAAAATAGAGAGATTTGCAGCTAAGCTGACAACACTGCTGTTTGAAAAGTACAAGAATCACTGGTACTTGGACAATCCATCCCGAGGACAGGCCTTCAG GTGTATAAGGATAAACAAACATCAGGCAAGAGATCCGCTGCTGGAGCAAGCTTGTGTGGAGAGTAACGTGGACTTCAACAAGCTTGGTTTGCCAAAAGAGATGACGCTGTGGGTTGATCCATTTGAAGTGTGTTGCAG GTATGGAGAGAAGAACCGGCCGTTCACAGTTGCTAACTTTGAAGGAGAGGAGAACCCAGAGCTTTCGCAGCAGATCAACTATGCTGTTGACAGAGCAGCTCTAGACTATCCTTCTGGCACCTCTTCGGATGAGGAGAGCTTCAACAGGGAACCAAAAGCTATCCCTACCGTCAGCAATCCCAACAGCGTCTACCAG TTTGACTACTGCAAGACACCCATACAGTCCTGGTCTCAGTATCTTCATAGGAAGACACACACGAGTGGCTCATCCTATGCTCAGCACAGGGCTTACAAAGCCTTCAGGCCAACTGTTGCTTTCCCAGGACCACGTGTTGATAGATACCACTGGATCAATACCAAGCGGTAG
- the C26H11orf88 gene encoding UPF0722 protein C11orf88 homolog isoform X1 produces the protein MSILIKTNIFIITAQQVTGSCQQSRQRRPQAVGQDWSHQMERGHQSAAPRGPTEPDGPLVFAGSSPADVEFARIFWSTAVLPPLSESSLCPTNLRREGPSSPGLSPAHRRTPSAAHGVQKAEAKEKYRQQAKKKEEILALLRKQREERIACSSQVWLDLLKESSQPLCCALNADVSPTIVSFSSESHSMEQRWKELISRPHKPKMKSNQVSRQKALEAEREDQEAVKALR, from the exons ATGAGCATTTTAATCAAGACAAACATTTTTATCATCACTGCACAGCAGGTGACAGGGTcgtgccagcagagcaggcagcgCCGTCCTcaggctgtggggcaggatTGGAGCCACCAGATGGAGAGGGGCCATCAGAGCGCAGCCCCACGTGGCCCCACAGAGCCTGATGGGCCCCTCGTCTTTGCTGGATCGAGCCCAGCTGATGTGGAGTTTGCCCGCATCTTCTGGAGCACAGCCGTGCTGCCGCCGCTGTCTGAGTCCTCCCTGTGTCCCACCAACCTGCGGCGTGAGGGACCTTCGTCCCCTGGGCTGAGCCCGGCCCACAGACGGACCCCATCAGCAGCTCACGGCGTGCAGAAAGCcgaagcaaaagaaaaataccgACAGCAG gccaagaagaaagaagaaatactggctttgctgaggaaacagagagaagaaagaattgcG TGCAGCTCCCAGGTTTGGTTGGATCTGCTGAAAGAATCCTCACAGCCCCTTTGCTGTGCTCTGAACGCTGACGTTTCTCCCACCATCGTTTCCTTCAGCTCTGAATCACACAGTATGGAGCAGAGATGG aaagagctgATTTCTCGTCCACATAAACCAAAGATGAAAAGTAACCAAGTAAG caggcagaaggcACTTGAAGCAGAACGTGAGGATCAAGAAGCAGTAAAGGCCCTCAGATAG
- the C26H11orf88 gene encoding UPF0722 protein C11orf88 homolog isoform X3: MSILIKTNIFIITAQQVTGSCQQSRQRRPQAVGQDWSHQMERGHQSAAPRGPTEPDGPLVFAGSSPADVEFARIFWSTAVLPPLSESSLCPTNLRREGPSSPGLSPAHRRTPSAAHGVQKAEAKEKYRQQAKKKEEILALLRKQREERIAKELISRPHKPKMKSNQVSRQKALEAEREDQEAVKALR; this comes from the exons ATGAGCATTTTAATCAAGACAAACATTTTTATCATCACTGCACAGCAGGTGACAGGGTcgtgccagcagagcaggcagcgCCGTCCTcaggctgtggggcaggatTGGAGCCACCAGATGGAGAGGGGCCATCAGAGCGCAGCCCCACGTGGCCCCACAGAGCCTGATGGGCCCCTCGTCTTTGCTGGATCGAGCCCAGCTGATGTGGAGTTTGCCCGCATCTTCTGGAGCACAGCCGTGCTGCCGCCGCTGTCTGAGTCCTCCCTGTGTCCCACCAACCTGCGGCGTGAGGGACCTTCGTCCCCTGGGCTGAGCCCGGCCCACAGACGGACCCCATCAGCAGCTCACGGCGTGCAGAAAGCcgaagcaaaagaaaaataccgACAGCAG gccaagaagaaagaagaaatactggctttgctgaggaaacagagagaagaaagaattgcG aaagagctgATTTCTCGTCCACATAAACCAAAGATGAAAAGTAACCAAGTAAG caggcagaaggcACTTGAAGCAGAACGTGAGGATCAAGAAGCAGTAAAGGCCCTCAGATAG
- the C26H11orf88 gene encoding UPF0722 protein C11orf88 homolog isoform X2, which translates to MERGHQSAAPRGPTEPDGPLVFAGSSPADVEFARIFWSTAVLPPLSESSLCPTNLRREGPSSPGLSPAHRRTPSAAHGVQKAEAKEKYRQQAKKKEEILALLRKQREERIACSSQVWLDLLKESSQPLCCALNADVSPTIVSFSSESHSMEQRWKELISRPHKPKMKSNQVSRQKALEAEREDQEAVKALR; encoded by the exons ATGGAGAGGGGCCATCAGAGCGCAGCCCCACGTGGCCCCACAGAGCCTGATGGGCCCCTCGTCTTTGCTGGATCGAGCCCAGCTGATGTGGAGTTTGCCCGCATCTTCTGGAGCACAGCCGTGCTGCCGCCGCTGTCTGAGTCCTCCCTGTGTCCCACCAACCTGCGGCGTGAGGGACCTTCGTCCCCTGGGCTGAGCCCGGCCCACAGACGGACCCCATCAGCAGCTCACGGCGTGCAGAAAGCcgaagcaaaagaaaaataccgACAGCAG gccaagaagaaagaagaaatactggctttgctgaggaaacagagagaagaaagaattgcG TGCAGCTCCCAGGTTTGGTTGGATCTGCTGAAAGAATCCTCACAGCCCCTTTGCTGTGCTCTGAACGCTGACGTTTCTCCCACCATCGTTTCCTTCAGCTCTGAATCACACAGTATGGAGCAGAGATGG aaagagctgATTTCTCGTCCACATAAACCAAAGATGAAAAGTAACCAAGTAAG caggcagaaggcACTTGAAGCAGAACGTGAGGATCAAGAAGCAGTAAAGGCCCTCAGATAG